Proteins from a single region of Sylvia atricapilla isolate bSylAtr1 chromosome 7, bSylAtr1.pri, whole genome shotgun sequence:
- the TRAK2 gene encoding trafficking kinesin-binding protein 2 isoform X2 gives MSFDPRGLESIPDGCSNEDFPEVELVSMLEEQLPDYKLRVDSLYLYENPDWVQPTAGHGRLPEVASPAREEDSFRYMILGADNVEQKDYGEADMIKRLLAEKDRDLELAARIGQALLKRNHLLMEQNEALEEQLGQTLDRVNQLQHELSKKDDLLRIVSIASEESETDSSCSTPLRFNESFTVSHDPLQLDVLQDKLRELEEENLALRSKACHLKSETITYEEKEQQLVNDCVKELRQTNAQISRITEELSEKSEEVIRYQEEISSLLSQIVDLQHKLKENVIEKEELKLHLQASKDAQRQLTAELHELQDRNVECVGMLHESQEEVKLLRSRASSAACLCHPQSHGAFPVDSLAAEIEGTMRKELSQGDESVLSKQKGQQKRVFDTVKVANLIRGRCSSFPAPLPIPGSNRSSAVMTAKPFQSGVHHLESRTQMAPGSSSEKNLKDAHSPGQPGTPGDSDLATALHRLSLRRQNYLSEKQFFEEEWDRKMHLLVEQKEEASGCSTPTENSFSPSTNSEFTDLSASSGNLRVLLPEKLQIVKPIEGSQTLFHWQQLARPNLGTILDPRPGVVTKGFTPLSDDTVHHISDLEEDDEEEGEGGITFQAQQSFPEETKCALTKPVAGIFLPPITSAALPLTASNPGKCLSSTNSTFTFTTCRILHPSDVTQVTPSSMSAPFSLGNTGSSTGNSGASTPAVPYRLSIGEFLTNRRDSTTISSTSSLAKLLQERGISARVYDSPMLEQLPLLQPSRTLPVPSTPPNSPSHSPCPSPLLFEPRVHHSENFLASRPAETFLQEMYGLKPSRNSPDVGQMKMSLVDRLKKLGIARVIKPPETQDRGKNQGTEAGLQRRDSAGFLNAGSNLMAGLRRNQSLPAMIGALGAPVCTQSSNPKMNILKED, from the exons ATGAGTTTTGATCCCAGGGGCTTGGAGAGCATCCCTG ATGGCTGCTCCAATGAGGACTTTCCTGAGGTGGAGTTGGTGAGCATGCTGGAAGAGCAGTTGCCAGATTACAAGTTACGAGTGGACTCCCTGTACCTGTATGAAAACCCAGACTGGGTCCAGCCCACGGCTGGCCATGGCCGGCTGCCAGAGGTGGCTTCTCCTGCTCGTGAGGAGGACTCCTTCCGTTACATGA TTCTTGGCGCAGATAATGTGGAGCAGAAAGACTACGGTGAAGCTGACATGATCAAACGTCTTTTAGCTGAG AAAGATCGGGACCTGGAACTGGCAGCGCGAATTGGACAAGCCCTCCTTAAGCGAAACCATCTGTTGATGGAACAGAATGAAGCACTGGAAGAACAGTTAGGACAAACTCTAGATAGA GTTAACCAGCTGCAGCATGAGCTGTCAAAGAAGGATGACCTGCTGCGTATTGTTTCCATCGCTTCTGAGGAGAGCGAGACTGATTCCAGCTGTTCCACACCACTGCGCTTCAACGAGTCTTTCACTGTCTCCCACGACCCGCTGCAGCTGGATGTCCTGCAGGACAAACTGcgagagctggaggaggagaaccTGGCTCTGCGATCCAAG GCTTGCCATCTGAAGTCAGAAACCATTACGTACGAAGAGAAGGAACAGCAGCTGGTCAACGATTGTGTCAAAGAACTCC GGCAAACAAATGCTCAGATTTCCAGGATAACAGAGGAGTTGTCAGAGAAGAGTGAGGAGGTGATTCGCTACCAGGAAGAGATCTCATCCCTTCTGTCCCAGATTGTTGATCTTCAGCATAAACTCAAAGAA AATGTGATTGAGAAGGAGGAGCTGAAGCTTCACTTACAAGCCTCCAAAGATGCTCAGAGACAACTGACAGCAGAG ctCCATGAGTTGCAAGATCGGAATGTAGAGTGTGTGGGGATGTTGCACGAGTCCCAGGAAGAAGTGAAGTTGCTGCGCAGCAGGGCCAGTTCTGCCGCTTGTCTCTGCCACCCACAGTCCCATGGAGCATTTCCCGTG GATTCCCTTGCAGCAGAAATTGAAGGGACAATGCGGAAGGAATTGAGTCAGGGTGATGAATCTGTTCTCTCCAAGCAAAA GGGTCAACAGAAACGAGTGTTTGACACTGTCAAGGTTGCTAACCTCATCCGTGGCCGCTGCTCTTCCTTTCCTGCCCCGTTGCCAATCCCTGGATCAAATCGCTCGAGTGCTGTTATGACAGCAAAGCCCTTCCAGTCTGGCGTGCACCACTTGGAGAGCCGCACACAGATGGCCCcggggagcagctctgagaagaATTTGAA AGACGCTCACAGTCCTGGCCAGCCGGGAACCCCTGGAGACAGTGACCtagccacagctctgcacaggctcTCCCTGCGTCGTCAGAACTACCTGAGTGAGAAGCAGTTCTTCGAGGAGGAGTGGGACCgaaaaatgcatttgctggTTGAGCAGAAAGAAGAGGCTAGTGGCTGCAGTACACCAACAGAAAACTCTTTTTCCCCAAGTACAAACTCAGAATTCACAGATCTCTCTGCCAGCTCTGGTAATCTCCGTGTTCTCCTGCCAGAGAAGTTGCAAATTGTCAAACCCATTGAAG GATCTCAGACCCTTTTTCATTGGCAGCAGCTTGCTCGACCCAACCTAGGCACCATTCTTGACCCAAGACCAGGTGTTGTTACTAAAGGCTTTACCCCTCTGTCTGATGATACTGTGCACCACATCTCTGACCTGGAGGAAGATGATGAGGAAGAGGGTGAAGGAGGTATAACATTTCAAGCACAACAGTCCTTCCCAGAAGAAACGAAATGTGCATTGACAAAGCCAGTGGCAGGGATTTTCCTGCCACCTATTACTTCAGCAGCATTACCACTCACTG CCTCAAATCCAGGGAAATGTCTATCTTCAACAAATTCCACATTTACCTTCACTACCTGTAGGATCCTTCACCCATCTGATGTCACTCAAGTTACTCCCAG ctccATGAGTGCTCCTTTTTCACTGGGGAATACTGGCAGCAGTACTGGAAACTCAGGAGCGAGCACTCCAGCCGTTCCTTACAGACTCAGTATTGGAGAATTTCTCACCAACAGAAGAGACTCAACTACTatcagcagcacaagcagcttAGCTAAACTTTTGCAAGAACGAGGCATCTCTGCCAGGGTTTATGACAGCCCCATGTTAGAACAACTGCCTTTGCTACAACCCTCTCGAACTCTGCCTGTTCCTTCTACTCCACCAAATTCTCCTTCGCATTCACCTtgtccttcccctctgctctttGAGCCTCGAGTGCATCACTCCGAGAATTTCCTGGCTTCTCGACCAGCAGAAACGTTCCTGCAGGAAATGTACGGCCTGAAGCCCTCCCGTAACAGCCCAGATGTCGGGCAGATGAAGATGAGCCTCGTGGACAGACTGAAGAAGCTGGGTATTGCCAGGGTGATCAAGCCCCCTGAAACGCAGGACCGTGGCAAGAATCAAGGGACAGAGGCTGGCTTGCAGAGACGGGACTCAGCTGGGTTTTTAAATGCAGGTAGCAACTTAATGGCAGGACTGAGAAGAAACCAGAGTCTTCCAGCCATGAttggagcactgggagctcctGTTTGCACACAGTCATCAAATCCAAAAATGAATATACTAAAGGAAGACTGA
- the TRAK2 gene encoding trafficking kinesin-binding protein 2 isoform X1 codes for MSFDPRGLESIPDGCSNEDFPEVELVSMLEEQLPDYKLRVDSLYLYENPDWVQPTAGHGRLPEVASPAREEDSFRYMTLIELPSSSLDGSQKFAQVLGADNVEQKDYGEADMIKRLLAEKDRDLELAARIGQALLKRNHLLMEQNEALEEQLGQTLDRVNQLQHELSKKDDLLRIVSIASEESETDSSCSTPLRFNESFTVSHDPLQLDVLQDKLRELEEENLALRSKACHLKSETITYEEKEQQLVNDCVKELRQTNAQISRITEELSEKSEEVIRYQEEISSLLSQIVDLQHKLKENVIEKEELKLHLQASKDAQRQLTAELHELQDRNVECVGMLHESQEEVKLLRSRASSAACLCHPQSHGAFPVDSLAAEIEGTMRKELSQGDESVLSKQKGQQKRVFDTVKVANLIRGRCSSFPAPLPIPGSNRSSAVMTAKPFQSGVHHLESRTQMAPGSSSEKNLKDAHSPGQPGTPGDSDLATALHRLSLRRQNYLSEKQFFEEEWDRKMHLLVEQKEEASGCSTPTENSFSPSTNSEFTDLSASSGNLRVLLPEKLQIVKPIEGSQTLFHWQQLARPNLGTILDPRPGVVTKGFTPLSDDTVHHISDLEEDDEEEGEGGITFQAQQSFPEETKCALTKPVAGIFLPPITSAALPLTASNPGKCLSSTNSTFTFTTCRILHPSDVTQVTPSSMSAPFSLGNTGSSTGNSGASTPAVPYRLSIGEFLTNRRDSTTISSTSSLAKLLQERGISARVYDSPMLEQLPLLQPSRTLPVPSTPPNSPSHSPCPSPLLFEPRVHHSENFLASRPAETFLQEMYGLKPSRNSPDVGQMKMSLVDRLKKLGIARVIKPPETQDRGKNQGTEAGLQRRDSAGFLNAGSNLMAGLRRNQSLPAMIGALGAPVCTQSSNPKMNILKED; via the exons ATGAGTTTTGATCCCAGGGGCTTGGAGAGCATCCCTG ATGGCTGCTCCAATGAGGACTTTCCTGAGGTGGAGTTGGTGAGCATGCTGGAAGAGCAGTTGCCAGATTACAAGTTACGAGTGGACTCCCTGTACCTGTATGAAAACCCAGACTGGGTCCAGCCCACGGCTGGCCATGGCCGGCTGCCAGAGGTGGCTTCTCCTGCTCGTGAGGAGGACTCCTTCCGTTACATGA CTCTTATTGaacttccttcctcctccttggaTGGATCTCAAAAATTTGCACAAG TTCTTGGCGCAGATAATGTGGAGCAGAAAGACTACGGTGAAGCTGACATGATCAAACGTCTTTTAGCTGAG AAAGATCGGGACCTGGAACTGGCAGCGCGAATTGGACAAGCCCTCCTTAAGCGAAACCATCTGTTGATGGAACAGAATGAAGCACTGGAAGAACAGTTAGGACAAACTCTAGATAGA GTTAACCAGCTGCAGCATGAGCTGTCAAAGAAGGATGACCTGCTGCGTATTGTTTCCATCGCTTCTGAGGAGAGCGAGACTGATTCCAGCTGTTCCACACCACTGCGCTTCAACGAGTCTTTCACTGTCTCCCACGACCCGCTGCAGCTGGATGTCCTGCAGGACAAACTGcgagagctggaggaggagaaccTGGCTCTGCGATCCAAG GCTTGCCATCTGAAGTCAGAAACCATTACGTACGAAGAGAAGGAACAGCAGCTGGTCAACGATTGTGTCAAAGAACTCC GGCAAACAAATGCTCAGATTTCCAGGATAACAGAGGAGTTGTCAGAGAAGAGTGAGGAGGTGATTCGCTACCAGGAAGAGATCTCATCCCTTCTGTCCCAGATTGTTGATCTTCAGCATAAACTCAAAGAA AATGTGATTGAGAAGGAGGAGCTGAAGCTTCACTTACAAGCCTCCAAAGATGCTCAGAGACAACTGACAGCAGAG ctCCATGAGTTGCAAGATCGGAATGTAGAGTGTGTGGGGATGTTGCACGAGTCCCAGGAAGAAGTGAAGTTGCTGCGCAGCAGGGCCAGTTCTGCCGCTTGTCTCTGCCACCCACAGTCCCATGGAGCATTTCCCGTG GATTCCCTTGCAGCAGAAATTGAAGGGACAATGCGGAAGGAATTGAGTCAGGGTGATGAATCTGTTCTCTCCAAGCAAAA GGGTCAACAGAAACGAGTGTTTGACACTGTCAAGGTTGCTAACCTCATCCGTGGCCGCTGCTCTTCCTTTCCTGCCCCGTTGCCAATCCCTGGATCAAATCGCTCGAGTGCTGTTATGACAGCAAAGCCCTTCCAGTCTGGCGTGCACCACTTGGAGAGCCGCACACAGATGGCCCcggggagcagctctgagaagaATTTGAA AGACGCTCACAGTCCTGGCCAGCCGGGAACCCCTGGAGACAGTGACCtagccacagctctgcacaggctcTCCCTGCGTCGTCAGAACTACCTGAGTGAGAAGCAGTTCTTCGAGGAGGAGTGGGACCgaaaaatgcatttgctggTTGAGCAGAAAGAAGAGGCTAGTGGCTGCAGTACACCAACAGAAAACTCTTTTTCCCCAAGTACAAACTCAGAATTCACAGATCTCTCTGCCAGCTCTGGTAATCTCCGTGTTCTCCTGCCAGAGAAGTTGCAAATTGTCAAACCCATTGAAG GATCTCAGACCCTTTTTCATTGGCAGCAGCTTGCTCGACCCAACCTAGGCACCATTCTTGACCCAAGACCAGGTGTTGTTACTAAAGGCTTTACCCCTCTGTCTGATGATACTGTGCACCACATCTCTGACCTGGAGGAAGATGATGAGGAAGAGGGTGAAGGAGGTATAACATTTCAAGCACAACAGTCCTTCCCAGAAGAAACGAAATGTGCATTGACAAAGCCAGTGGCAGGGATTTTCCTGCCACCTATTACTTCAGCAGCATTACCACTCACTG CCTCAAATCCAGGGAAATGTCTATCTTCAACAAATTCCACATTTACCTTCACTACCTGTAGGATCCTTCACCCATCTGATGTCACTCAAGTTACTCCCAG ctccATGAGTGCTCCTTTTTCACTGGGGAATACTGGCAGCAGTACTGGAAACTCAGGAGCGAGCACTCCAGCCGTTCCTTACAGACTCAGTATTGGAGAATTTCTCACCAACAGAAGAGACTCAACTACTatcagcagcacaagcagcttAGCTAAACTTTTGCAAGAACGAGGCATCTCTGCCAGGGTTTATGACAGCCCCATGTTAGAACAACTGCCTTTGCTACAACCCTCTCGAACTCTGCCTGTTCCTTCTACTCCACCAAATTCTCCTTCGCATTCACCTtgtccttcccctctgctctttGAGCCTCGAGTGCATCACTCCGAGAATTTCCTGGCTTCTCGACCAGCAGAAACGTTCCTGCAGGAAATGTACGGCCTGAAGCCCTCCCGTAACAGCCCAGATGTCGGGCAGATGAAGATGAGCCTCGTGGACAGACTGAAGAAGCTGGGTATTGCCAGGGTGATCAAGCCCCCTGAAACGCAGGACCGTGGCAAGAATCAAGGGACAGAGGCTGGCTTGCAGAGACGGGACTCAGCTGGGTTTTTAAATGCAGGTAGCAACTTAATGGCAGGACTGAGAAGAAACCAGAGTCTTCCAGCCATGAttggagcactgggagctcctGTTTGCACACAGTCATCAAATCCAAAAATGAATATACTAAAGGAAGACTGA
- the STRADB gene encoding STE20-related kinase adapter protein beta isoform X1, translated as MSCLDCSCILRTAVESIRPEELSQSSIHECLADSDLGWISPSTGKNEMVFCSSNVSHYELQLEIGRRFNNLTSVYLARHTPTDRQVAVRITDLENCSEEHLRALQNEVVLSHFFQHPNIMTFWTVFTAGSWLWVISPFMAYGSARHLLKTYFPEGMSEALIGNILFGAIRGLNYMHQNGYIHRNIKASHILISEDGLVSLSGLNNLYSLVSNGQKSKVVYDFPQFSTSVLPWLSPELLRQDLSGYNMKSDIYSVGITACELANGHVPFQDMPRTQMLLQKLKGPSYCPWDINTFPRGESRIKNSRSGVDSGIGESMTRTMTSERLQMPFSKTFSPAFHNLVELCLQQDPEKRPSASSLLSHTFFKQVKEQTQNSLLSLLPPPIQNNRSEFLALPSTAVGTQLGRIATNQDDTDWEF; from the exons ATGTCTTGTTTG GACTGCTCCTGTATTCTGCGTACAGCAGTTGAATCAATCAGACCAGAAGAGCTGTCTCAGAGTAGCATCCATGAATGCCTG gCTGATTCTGATCTAGGCTGGATTTCCCCATCTACAGGAAAGAATGAAATGGTATTTTGCTCTTCTAATGTCTCTCATTATGAACTCCAGCTGGAAATAG GAAGGAGGTTCAACAATTTAACTTCAGTCTACCTTGCACGGCATACACCTACAGACAGGCAAGTTGCTGTAAGGATCACAGACCTTGAAAATTGCTCTGAAGAGCACTTGAGAGCCTTACAG AATGAGGTGGTTTTATCGCACTTTTTCCAGCATCCCAACATAATGACATTTTGGACAGTGTTTACAGCTGGAAGCTGGCTTTGGGTCATCTCCCCATTCATGGCCTATG gTTCAGCTAGACATCTGCTGAAGACTTACTTTCCTGAAGGAATGAGTGAAGCTTTGATAGGGAACATTCTGTTTGGTGCAATCAGAGGATTAAATTACATGCACCAGAATGGATATATTCACAG GAATATTAAAGCTAGCCACATTCTGATTTCAGAGGATGGGCTGGTTTCTCTCTCTGGCCTAAACAACCTCTACAGTTTAGTCAGCAATGGACAGAAGTCAAAGGTGGTGTATGATTTCCCCCAGTTTAGTACATCTGTGCTTCCTTGGCTGAGTCCTGAACTACTGAGACAG GATTTGTCTGGCTATAACATGAAGTCTGACATTTACAGTGTGGGAATTACAGCATGTGAATTAGCCAATGGACATGTTCCATTTCAAGATATGCCTCGCACTCAG atgctgctgcagaagctgaaAGGTCCCAGCTACTGTCCTTGGGATATAAATACCTTTCCCCGGGGGGAATCCAGGATCAAGAATTCCCGATCAGGTGTTGACTCTGGAATTGGTGAGAGCATGACACGCACAATGACCAGTGAAAGACTCCAAATGCccttttccaaaacattttcacCTGCTTTCCACAACTTGGTAGAACTTTGCTTGCAACAGGACCCTGAGAAAAG GCCCTCAGCAAGCAGTTTGCTTTCGCATACGTTCTTCAAACAG gtAAAGGAACAAACACAGAATTCATTACTGTCCCTATTACCACCTCCTATTCAAAATAACAGATCAGAGTTCTTGGCACTGCCCTCAACAGCAGTTGGGACTCAACTTGGACGTATTGCTACAAACCAAGATGATACAGACTGGGAATTCTAA
- the STRADB gene encoding STE20-related kinase adapter protein beta isoform X2: MSCLDCSCILRTAVESIRPEELSQSSIHECLADSDLGWISPSTGKNEMVFCSSNVSHYELQLEIGRRFNNLTSVYLARHTPTDRQVAVRITDLENCSEEHLRALQHPNIMTFWTVFTAGSWLWVISPFMAYGSARHLLKTYFPEGMSEALIGNILFGAIRGLNYMHQNGYIHRNIKASHILISEDGLVSLSGLNNLYSLVSNGQKSKVVYDFPQFSTSVLPWLSPELLRQDLSGYNMKSDIYSVGITACELANGHVPFQDMPRTQMLLQKLKGPSYCPWDINTFPRGESRIKNSRSGVDSGIGESMTRTMTSERLQMPFSKTFSPAFHNLVELCLQQDPEKRPSASSLLSHTFFKQVKEQTQNSLLSLLPPPIQNNRSEFLALPSTAVGTQLGRIATNQDDTDWEF; encoded by the exons ATGTCTTGTTTG GACTGCTCCTGTATTCTGCGTACAGCAGTTGAATCAATCAGACCAGAAGAGCTGTCTCAGAGTAGCATCCATGAATGCCTG gCTGATTCTGATCTAGGCTGGATTTCCCCATCTACAGGAAAGAATGAAATGGTATTTTGCTCTTCTAATGTCTCTCATTATGAACTCCAGCTGGAAATAG GAAGGAGGTTCAACAATTTAACTTCAGTCTACCTTGCACGGCATACACCTACAGACAGGCAAGTTGCTGTAAGGATCACAGACCTTGAAAATTGCTCTGAAGAGCACTTGAGAGCCTTACAG CATCCCAACATAATGACATTTTGGACAGTGTTTACAGCTGGAAGCTGGCTTTGGGTCATCTCCCCATTCATGGCCTATG gTTCAGCTAGACATCTGCTGAAGACTTACTTTCCTGAAGGAATGAGTGAAGCTTTGATAGGGAACATTCTGTTTGGTGCAATCAGAGGATTAAATTACATGCACCAGAATGGATATATTCACAG GAATATTAAAGCTAGCCACATTCTGATTTCAGAGGATGGGCTGGTTTCTCTCTCTGGCCTAAACAACCTCTACAGTTTAGTCAGCAATGGACAGAAGTCAAAGGTGGTGTATGATTTCCCCCAGTTTAGTACATCTGTGCTTCCTTGGCTGAGTCCTGAACTACTGAGACAG GATTTGTCTGGCTATAACATGAAGTCTGACATTTACAGTGTGGGAATTACAGCATGTGAATTAGCCAATGGACATGTTCCATTTCAAGATATGCCTCGCACTCAG atgctgctgcagaagctgaaAGGTCCCAGCTACTGTCCTTGGGATATAAATACCTTTCCCCGGGGGGAATCCAGGATCAAGAATTCCCGATCAGGTGTTGACTCTGGAATTGGTGAGAGCATGACACGCACAATGACCAGTGAAAGACTCCAAATGCccttttccaaaacattttcacCTGCTTTCCACAACTTGGTAGAACTTTGCTTGCAACAGGACCCTGAGAAAAG GCCCTCAGCAAGCAGTTTGCTTTCGCATACGTTCTTCAAACAG gtAAAGGAACAAACACAGAATTCATTACTGTCCCTATTACCACCTCCTATTCAAAATAACAGATCAGAGTTCTTGGCACTGCCCTCAACAGCAGTTGGGACTCAACTTGGACGTATTGCTACAAACCAAGATGATACAGACTGGGAATTCTAA